The proteins below come from a single Isoptericola dokdonensis DS-3 genomic window:
- a CDS encoding tetratricopeptide repeat protein, with protein sequence MSNPMPEPSISTRGAVDLSALTRPQAPPPGEPGGAPSAGGYVVDVTDANFQQVVQDSTRYPVVVLLWMPTDQANADLATLLGRLSDEYAGRFLLGRVDVQTSPQIAAAFQAQGVPTVVAVLQGQPLPLFAGAASEEQVRGVLDQVLAAAEQNGVTGRAPAQGGEPEAERPAAEPEPEPLPPLHQEAYDAIERDDLDAAATAYERAIKQDPKDTDAVAGLAQVHLMQRTRDADLQQVRAAAAAAPGDVDAQLAVADTDMLGGKVEDALARLLDLLPAADAEAKEKLRARLVEYFEVVGATDPRVAKARRHLAMYLY encoded by the coding sequence ATGAGCAACCCCATGCCCGAGCCGAGCATCAGCACGCGCGGCGCCGTCGACCTGTCGGCGCTCACCCGCCCCCAGGCCCCGCCCCCCGGTGAGCCCGGCGGTGCCCCCTCGGCGGGCGGGTACGTCGTCGACGTCACCGACGCGAACTTCCAGCAGGTCGTGCAGGACTCGACCCGCTACCCCGTCGTCGTCCTGCTGTGGATGCCGACCGACCAGGCCAACGCCGACCTCGCGACCCTCCTCGGCCGACTCTCCGACGAGTACGCCGGCCGGTTCCTCCTCGGCCGTGTCGACGTGCAGACCTCCCCGCAGATCGCCGCCGCGTTCCAGGCGCAGGGCGTGCCCACCGTCGTCGCGGTCCTCCAGGGCCAGCCGCTCCCGCTGTTCGCCGGCGCCGCCTCCGAGGAGCAGGTCCGCGGCGTCCTCGACCAGGTACTCGCCGCGGCCGAGCAGAACGGTGTCACCGGCCGTGCCCCCGCCCAGGGCGGCGAACCGGAGGCCGAGCGGCCCGCCGCGGAGCCGGAGCCCGAGCCGCTGCCGCCGCTGCACCAGGAGGCGTACGACGCCATCGAGCGCGACGACCTCGACGCCGCCGCCACCGCCTACGAGCGCGCCATCAAGCAGGACCCGAAGGACACCGACGCCGTCGCCGGCCTCGCGCAGGTCCACCTCATGCAGCGCACCCGCGACGCCGACCTCCAGCAGGTCCGCGCCGCCGCGGCCGCCGCACCCGGCGACGTCGACGCCCAGCTCGCCGTCGCCGACACGGACATGCTCGGCGGCAAGGTCGAGGACGCCCTCGCGCGGCTCCTCGACCTGCTCCCCGCCGCGGACGCCGAGGCCAAGGAGAAGCTGCGCGCGCGCCTCGTCGAGTACTTCGAGGTCGTCGGCGCCACGGACCCGCGCGTGGCCAAGGCCCGCCGCCACCTGGCGATGTACCTGTACTGA
- the glgB gene encoding 1,4-alpha-glucan branching protein GlgB: MTPEPPTVDPEVLTAIARGTTHDPHAVLGPHLLPADGPGAATTPWAVVRVLRPLADEVAVVVAGPDGEETHDARHDAAGVWSAVVPATVDPDGTRHAPDYRIRTRYDDDVRTSDDPYRFLPSLGEIDLHLLGEGRHEELWRVLGANRHTYPSALGDVVGTSFAVWAPNARGVRLVGDHNRWSPMHPMRSLGSSGIWEIFVPDVGQGTRYKYEVCGPDGVWRAKADPVAKGTEVPPATASVVTESTYTWGDGEWMARRASGDQHGGPLSAYEVHLGSWRQGLGYRDLAEQLTAYVVEQGFTHVELLPVAEHPFGGSWGYQVTGYYAPTSRFGHPDDFRYLVDRLHQAGIGVILDWVPGHFPKDEFALARFDGTPLYEHPDPRRGEQLDWGTYVFDFGRREVRNFLVANATYWLEEFHADGLRVDAVASMLYLDYSREEGGWEPNVHGGRENLEAISFLQEANATAYRRSPGVLMIAEESTAFPGVTRPTSAGGLGFGLKWNMGWMNDSLRYVAKDPMYRHHHHGELTFSLVYAFSEQYVLPISHDEVVHGKGSLLGKMPGDHWQQLAGVRAFLAYQWTHPGKQLLFMGSELAQETEWNEGRSLDWHVLDDPGHAGVQRLVADLNGLYRATPALWERDFDGSGFEWLDADDAARNVLAYVRRAADGSPVVVVVNFAGVPHEGYRVGLPHGGAWGEALNTDHPRYGGSGVVNTEVHTEQHGHHGREHSAVLRVPPLGALVLTPR, translated from the coding sequence ATGACGCCCGAGCCGCCCACCGTCGATCCCGAGGTCCTCACCGCGATCGCCCGCGGCACCACGCACGACCCGCACGCCGTGCTCGGGCCCCACCTGCTGCCCGCCGACGGACCCGGCGCCGCGACCACCCCGTGGGCCGTCGTGCGCGTCCTGCGGCCGCTGGCCGACGAGGTCGCCGTCGTCGTCGCCGGACCGGACGGCGAGGAGACCCACGACGCGCGCCACGACGCCGCCGGGGTGTGGTCGGCCGTCGTCCCCGCCACCGTCGACCCCGACGGCACCCGGCACGCCCCCGACTACCGGATCCGCACCCGGTACGACGACGACGTCCGCACCAGCGACGACCCGTACCGGTTCCTGCCCTCCCTCGGCGAGATCGACCTGCACCTCCTCGGCGAGGGCCGCCACGAGGAGCTGTGGCGCGTCCTCGGCGCCAACCGGCACACCTACCCCAGCGCGCTCGGCGACGTCGTCGGCACCTCCTTCGCGGTGTGGGCGCCCAACGCACGCGGCGTCCGCCTCGTCGGCGACCACAACCGGTGGTCGCCGATGCATCCGATGCGCTCCCTCGGCTCCAGCGGCATCTGGGAGATCTTCGTGCCCGACGTCGGTCAGGGCACCCGCTACAAGTACGAGGTGTGCGGGCCCGACGGCGTCTGGCGGGCCAAGGCCGACCCCGTCGCGAAGGGCACCGAGGTGCCGCCCGCCACGGCGTCCGTCGTCACCGAGTCCACGTACACGTGGGGCGACGGCGAGTGGATGGCGCGCCGCGCGTCGGGCGACCAGCACGGCGGCCCGCTCAGCGCCTACGAGGTCCACCTCGGGTCCTGGCGGCAGGGCCTCGGGTACCGCGACCTCGCCGAACAGCTCACCGCCTACGTCGTCGAGCAGGGGTTCACCCACGTCGAGCTCCTGCCCGTCGCCGAGCACCCGTTCGGCGGCTCCTGGGGCTACCAGGTGACCGGCTACTACGCCCCCACCTCACGGTTCGGCCACCCCGACGACTTCCGGTACCTCGTCGACCGGCTCCACCAGGCCGGCATCGGCGTCATCCTCGACTGGGTGCCCGGCCACTTCCCCAAGGACGAGTTCGCCCTCGCCCGGTTCGACGGCACCCCCCTGTACGAGCACCCCGACCCGCGCCGCGGCGAACAGCTCGACTGGGGCACCTACGTCTTCGACTTCGGCCGCCGCGAGGTCCGCAACTTCCTCGTCGCGAACGCCACCTACTGGCTCGAGGAGTTCCACGCCGACGGCCTGCGCGTCGACGCCGTCGCCTCCATGCTCTACCTCGACTACTCGCGCGAGGAGGGCGGCTGGGAGCCCAACGTGCACGGCGGACGGGAGAACCTCGAGGCGATCTCGTTCCTCCAGGAGGCCAACGCCACCGCCTACCGTCGCAGCCCCGGCGTCCTCATGATCGCCGAGGAGTCCACCGCGTTCCCCGGCGTCACCCGGCCCACCAGCGCCGGCGGTCTCGGGTTCGGCCTCAAGTGGAACATGGGCTGGATGAACGACTCCCTGCGGTACGTCGCCAAGGACCCGATGTACCGCCACCACCACCACGGCGAGCTGACGTTCTCCCTCGTCTACGCGTTCTCCGAGCAGTACGTCCTGCCCATCAGCCACGACGAGGTCGTGCACGGCAAGGGCTCCCTGCTCGGCAAGATGCCGGGCGACCACTGGCAGCAGCTCGCCGGCGTCCGCGCGTTCCTCGCCTACCAGTGGACCCACCCCGGCAAGCAGCTCCTCTTCATGGGATCCGAGCTCGCGCAGGAGACCGAGTGGAACGAGGGCCGCAGCCTCGACTGGCACGTCCTCGACGACCCCGGCCACGCCGGCGTCCAGCGGCTCGTCGCCGACCTCAACGGGCTCTACCGCGCCACCCCGGCCCTGTGGGAGCGGGACTTCGACGGCTCCGGCTTCGAGTGGCTCGACGCCGACGACGCCGCCCGCAACGTGCTCGCCTACGTCCGCCGCGCCGCGGACGGCTCCCCCGTCGTCGTCGTCGTGAACTTCGCCGGCGTCCCCCACGAGGGCTACCGCGTCGGGCTCCCCCACGGCGGCGCCTGGGGCGAGGCCCTCAACACCGACCACCCGCGCTACGGCGGCTCCGGCGTCGTCAACACCGAGGTGCACACCGAGCAGCACGGCCACCACGGCCGCGAGCACTCCGCCGTCCTGCGCGTCCCGCCCCTCGGCGCCCTGGTGCTGACTCCGCGCTGA
- a CDS encoding AGE family epimerase/isomerase, protein MTTPWTDLPTHRAWLDAECRRLLAFGARVVHPDGGAAYLGDDGTPEPERGVQTWITARTVHVYSLGALLGVPGSATVARGALAGLTGHLRDAEHGGWFHAVAADGTPDVAAGKSCYDHAFVVLAASSATLAGLPGGRELLDEATGVLLERFWDEDAGRCVDTWDAAFSRLDDYRGLNANMHAVEAMLAAADALDDPAWRGRAARVAELVVALAAGHDGRLPEHFGPDWTAQPELNREQPGDQFKPFGATVGHGLEWARLLVELEAALGDRADPALRPTAVALFERAVTDGWSVDGAAGFVYTTDWDGTPVVRDRMHWVAAEAVSAADALHRATGDARYAALYATWWDYVAEHLIDIVQGSWFHQLDDRNRPAGDVWPGKPDLYHAVQATLLPRAPLTPALARAARDGLVQG, encoded by the coding sequence ATGACGACGCCCTGGACCGACCTGCCCACGCACCGCGCCTGGCTGGACGCCGAGTGCCGACGGCTGCTCGCCTTCGGCGCGCGGGTCGTGCACCCCGACGGCGGCGCGGCCTACCTGGGCGACGACGGCACCCCGGAGCCCGAGCGCGGCGTGCAGACCTGGATCACGGCCCGCACGGTGCACGTGTACAGCCTGGGCGCCCTGCTGGGGGTGCCCGGCAGCGCGACGGTCGCGCGCGGCGCGCTCGCCGGGCTCACCGGCCACCTGCGGGACGCCGAGCACGGTGGCTGGTTCCACGCGGTGGCCGCCGACGGCACCCCGGACGTCGCGGCGGGCAAGTCCTGCTACGACCACGCGTTCGTCGTGCTGGCCGCGTCCAGCGCGACGCTCGCCGGGCTGCCCGGCGGCCGCGAGCTGCTGGACGAGGCGACCGGCGTCCTGCTGGAGCGGTTCTGGGACGAGGACGCCGGTCGCTGCGTCGACACCTGGGACGCGGCGTTCTCGCGTCTGGACGACTACCGCGGGCTGAACGCGAACATGCACGCCGTCGAGGCGATGCTGGCCGCCGCCGACGCCCTCGACGACCCGGCGTGGCGTGGCCGCGCGGCCCGGGTCGCCGAGCTGGTCGTGGCGCTCGCGGCCGGGCACGACGGCCGCCTGCCGGAGCACTTCGGCCCGGACTGGACGGCGCAGCCGGAGCTCAACCGGGAGCAGCCCGGCGACCAGTTCAAGCCGTTCGGCGCGACCGTGGGGCACGGCCTGGAGTGGGCGCGCCTGCTCGTCGAGCTGGAGGCGGCGCTCGGGGACCGTGCCGACCCGGCGTTGCGCCCGACGGCGGTGGCGCTGTTCGAGCGCGCCGTGACGGACGGCTGGTCGGTCGACGGCGCCGCGGGCTTCGTCTACACGACCGACTGGGACGGCACGCCCGTGGTACGCGACCGCATGCACTGGGTCGCGGCGGAGGCGGTCTCGGCCGCCGACGCGCTGCACCGCGCCACCGGCGACGCCCGGTACGCGGCGCTGTACGCCACGTGGTGGGACTACGTCGCCGAGCACCTGATCGACATCGTGCAGGGTTCCTGGTTCCACCAGCTCGACGACCGCAACCGGCCGGCGGGCGACGTGTGGCCGGGCAAGCCGGACCTCTACCACGCGGTGCAGGCGACGCTGCTGCCGCGGGCGCCCCTGACCCCGGCGCTCGCCCGCGCGGCCCGGGACGGTCTCGTGCAGGGCTGA
- a CDS encoding LacI family DNA-binding transcriptional regulator, producing MNRSWTHDVAGLVLARPARMLAVEPFFMELVAGTEEVLAPAQRSLLLHVVGDLDAEIATYRRWAEHGTVGAVVVTNVRDDDPRPAALHALGLPYVVVGAPRPTPGEPHVWIDNARPARDVVVHLADQGHRVVARVTGPAEFAHTTTRTAAFAAQCAASGLTHHVAEGEYTEESGARATAELLDLDPRPTAIVYDNDVMALGGLGHARSAGVAVPADLSLVAWDDSALCRLASPPLSAMHHDVHGLGRLVGEAVLAVLDGAPPTTRTAPFPRLLVRGTTAPPA from the coding sequence GTGAACCGCTCCTGGACGCACGACGTCGCCGGACTCGTCCTCGCCCGTCCGGCCCGGATGCTCGCCGTCGAGCCCTTCTTCATGGAGCTCGTCGCCGGCACCGAGGAGGTGCTCGCGCCCGCCCAGCGGTCCCTGCTCCTGCACGTCGTCGGCGACCTCGACGCCGAGATCGCCACCTACCGGCGATGGGCGGAGCACGGCACCGTCGGAGCCGTCGTCGTCACCAACGTCCGCGACGACGACCCCCGCCCCGCCGCCCTGCACGCGCTCGGCCTGCCGTACGTCGTCGTCGGTGCACCGCGGCCCACCCCCGGCGAGCCCCACGTCTGGATCGACAACGCGCGGCCCGCGCGCGACGTCGTGGTGCACCTCGCCGACCAGGGCCACCGGGTCGTGGCCCGCGTGACCGGCCCGGCCGAGTTCGCGCACACCACGACCCGCACCGCGGCGTTCGCGGCACAGTGCGCCGCCAGCGGGCTGACCCACCACGTGGCCGAGGGCGAGTACACCGAGGAGTCCGGCGCGCGGGCCACCGCCGAGCTCCTCGACCTCGACCCCCGACCCACCGCGATCGTCTACGACAACGACGTCATGGCCCTCGGCGGGCTCGGGCACGCCCGGTCGGCCGGGGTCGCCGTGCCCGCGGACCTGTCCCTCGTCGCCTGGGACGACTCCGCCCTGTGCCGGCTCGCGAGCCCACCGCTGTCCGCCATGCACCACGACGTCCACGGGCTGGGCCGTCTCGTCGGGGAGGCCGTGCTGGCCGTCCTCGACGGCGCCCCGCCGACCACCCGCACCGCTCCGTTCCCCCGCCTGCTGGTCCGGGGCACGACCGCACCGCCCGCCTGA
- a CDS encoding ABC transporter substrate-binding protein — protein sequence MTTQRRIRRRVLGAAAASAAIALTAACTAGTGTGTGTASTGTGEGGTSSITVFNGATGTINENWNPFSPTALQPTLGVIYEPLFWYNLAQTSDPTPLLGTDFSWNDDGSQLTITTREGVTWSDGEPFTAADVAFTFNLLQSTPELNTAGTAATAEATDDTTVVLTFPEPNSYMQEAGVLGNQAIVAEHVWSEIDDPVTTINPDPVGTGAFTLKEFSPQSYVIEANENYWDEGKPTIDEARYISLETADAAAGALLAGQVDWMSSFLPGLDQMLADNEEISYVNTPALTTSIFTCSNADLGCEGPQTDPAVRQAIYHALDRTQLNELAGGGFAGVASPTLLLPERDADWVADSANLEVPQTADVAAANQILDDAGWETGDDGIRTKDGERLSMTIQTVTGWADYISLNDTMKQQLAAVGIELQPTQIAWNEWNDNQVKGSYQLSLDSIGLGASANPYYTYNGKYRSTNSAEVGEMASGGNYARYANPTVDAAIEAAEATADEAEQQEQYAIVQSEIVEDLPYIPIYVNSTLTEFNNTRVTGWPDNDDKYAFAASWKAWDNGIVLKTITPVG from the coding sequence ATGACCACGCAACGACGCATCCGCCGCCGTGTCCTCGGCGCTGCCGCCGCGTCGGCGGCGATCGCCCTGACCGCTGCCTGCACCGCGGGCACCGGGACGGGGACCGGCACCGCGAGCACCGGCACCGGCGAGGGCGGGACCTCGTCCATCACCGTGTTCAACGGCGCCACCGGCACGATCAACGAGAACTGGAATCCGTTCTCGCCCACCGCGCTCCAGCCCACGCTGGGCGTCATCTACGAGCCGCTGTTCTGGTACAACCTGGCCCAGACCTCGGACCCGACGCCGCTGCTCGGCACCGACTTCTCGTGGAACGACGACGGCTCCCAGCTCACGATCACCACCCGTGAGGGCGTCACCTGGTCCGACGGCGAGCCGTTCACCGCCGCCGACGTGGCCTTCACGTTCAACCTGCTCCAGAGCACGCCCGAGCTCAACACGGCCGGCACCGCCGCCACCGCGGAGGCGACCGACGACACCACCGTCGTCCTGACGTTCCCCGAGCCGAACTCGTACATGCAGGAGGCCGGCGTGCTGGGCAACCAGGCGATCGTCGCCGAGCACGTCTGGTCCGAGATCGACGACCCGGTCACCACCATCAACCCCGACCCGGTCGGCACCGGAGCCTTCACCCTCAAGGAGTTCTCGCCGCAGAGCTACGTCATCGAGGCGAACGAGAACTACTGGGACGAGGGCAAGCCGACCATCGACGAGGCCCGCTACATCTCCCTGGAGACGGCGGACGCCGCCGCCGGGGCGCTGCTCGCCGGGCAGGTCGACTGGATGAGCTCCTTCCTGCCGGGCCTCGACCAGATGCTCGCCGACAACGAGGAGATCTCGTACGTCAACACCCCGGCGCTGACCACGTCGATCTTCACCTGCTCGAACGCCGACCTGGGCTGCGAGGGCCCGCAGACCGACCCGGCCGTGCGCCAGGCGATCTACCACGCGCTCGACCGCACCCAGCTCAACGAGCTGGCCGGCGGCGGGTTCGCCGGCGTCGCGTCGCCGACCCTGCTGCTGCCCGAGCGTGACGCCGACTGGGTCGCGGACAGCGCGAACCTCGAGGTGCCGCAGACGGCCGACGTCGCCGCCGCGAACCAGATCCTCGACGACGCCGGCTGGGAGACGGGCGACGACGGCATCCGCACCAAGGACGGCGAGCGCCTGAGCATGACGATCCAGACCGTCACCGGCTGGGCCGACTACATCTCGCTCAACGACACGATGAAGCAGCAGCTCGCCGCCGTCGGCATCGAGCTCCAGCCGACGCAGATCGCCTGGAACGAGTGGAACGACAACCAGGTCAAGGGCAGCTACCAGCTCTCGCTGGACTCCATCGGCCTCGGCGCGTCGGCCAACCCGTACTACACGTACAACGGCAAGTACCGCTCCACGAACAGCGCGGAGGTCGGCGAGATGGCGTCGGGCGGCAACTACGCCCGGTACGCCAACCCGACCGTCGACGCGGCCATCGAGGCCGCCGAGGCGACCGCCGACGAGGCGGAGCAGCAGGAGCAGTACGCGATCGTGCAGTCCGAGATCGTCGAGGACCTCCCGTACATCCCGATCTACGTGAACTCCACCCTGACGGAGTTCAACAACACGCGGGTCACCGGCTGGCCGGACAACGACGACAAGTACGCGTTCGCCGCCTCGTGGAAGGCGTGGGACAACGGGATCGTCCTCAAGACGATCACCCCTGTCGGCTGA
- a CDS encoding ABC transporter permease — MTFVLRKLGFYAVALWAALTLNFLIPRLMPGNPVDQLVSKLAQKGQVTPATREAIELLLGANTSAPLWEQYVDYLRQLAQGDLGVSVTYFPAPVTQVIGQTLPWTIGLIGISTVISFVLGVGLGTLAGWKRGSWLDNLIPVTTMFQSVPYFWLALILLYLLGSVWMVFPLNGGYDVYTTQIGWNLPFVGSVIYYGTLPAITIVISSVGGWMVGMRNMMVSTLSEDYILTAEAKGIAPGRIMRTYAARNAILPSVSGFAISLGFVVAGSLVTEAVFSYPGVGSALLSAVNSNDYALMQGIFLVITISVLGANLLVDLLYSVIDPRTRARS; from the coding sequence ATGACGTTCGTCCTGCGCAAGCTCGGGTTCTACGCCGTCGCCCTGTGGGCGGCGCTGACCCTGAACTTCCTGATCCCGCGGCTCATGCCCGGCAACCCGGTGGACCAGCTGGTCTCGAAGCTGGCCCAGAAGGGCCAGGTCACGCCGGCGACCCGGGAGGCCATCGAGCTCCTCCTCGGTGCCAACACCTCGGCGCCGCTGTGGGAGCAGTACGTCGACTACCTGCGCCAGCTCGCCCAGGGCGACCTGGGGGTGTCGGTCACGTACTTCCCCGCACCGGTCACGCAGGTGATCGGCCAGACCCTGCCGTGGACGATCGGACTGATCGGCATCTCCACGGTGATCTCGTTCGTGCTGGGCGTCGGGCTCGGCACGCTGGCCGGGTGGAAGCGCGGCTCCTGGCTGGACAACCTCATCCCGGTCACGACGATGTTCCAGTCGGTGCCGTACTTCTGGCTCGCGCTGATCCTGCTGTACCTGCTCGGGTCGGTGTGGATGGTGTTCCCGCTCAACGGCGGCTACGACGTGTACACCACACAGATCGGCTGGAACCTGCCGTTCGTCGGGTCGGTGATCTACTACGGCACGCTGCCGGCGATCACGATCGTCATCTCGTCCGTCGGCGGCTGGATGGTGGGGATGCGCAACATGATGGTCTCCACCCTCTCGGAGGACTACATCCTCACCGCCGAGGCGAAGGGCATCGCGCCCGGGCGCATCATGCGCACCTACGCGGCCCGCAACGCCATCCTGCCGTCGGTCTCCGGGTTCGCGATCTCGCTCGGGTTCGTCGTGGCGGGGTCCCTGGTCACGGAGGCGGTGTTCTCCTACCCGGGCGTCGGGTCGGCGCTGCTGTCGGCCGTGAACTCCAACGACTACGCCCTCATGCAGGGCATCTTCCTGGTCATCACCATCTCGGTCCTCGGGGCGAACCTGCTCGTGGACCTCCTGTACTCCGTGATCGACCCGCGGACCCGGGCCCGGAGCTGA
- a CDS encoding ABC transporter permease encodes MSISTQEPQPPETSRADEVDGVAPRALDAAPSPADRRRRRTFAVPVTPKLVVGLGIVVLTTLFALVGPLLVQDPSQVSDVGLAPPSADHLLGTTQTGQDVFAQLAYASRGSLTIGLVVGVIVVVLSGFFGVVGAYVGGFLDDSFSLLTNIMLVIPGLPLVIIISSYVPDKSVWLVAVVLAITSWAGSARVLRGYTLSVRSRDYVLAARVAGEPAYRVLMVEILPNLVPLLASQAMFAVIFAILGEAGLSFLGLGATGSFTWGTMLYYAQNGLALRLGAWWWFVPPGLMIALFGAALALINFSIDEVINPRLRNQTRQARKKWHLDRPARAARRSGGRRDTGTEAAA; translated from the coding sequence ATGTCGATCAGCACGCAAGAACCCCAGCCTCCCGAGACGTCCAGGGCCGACGAGGTGGACGGCGTCGCGCCGCGGGCGCTCGACGCCGCGCCGTCCCCGGCCGACCGACGGCGCCGCCGCACCTTCGCGGTGCCGGTCACGCCCAAGCTCGTCGTCGGCCTCGGCATCGTCGTGCTCACGACGCTGTTCGCGCTCGTCGGGCCGCTGCTCGTCCAGGACCCGTCGCAGGTGAGCGACGTGGGCCTGGCGCCGCCCAGCGCGGACCACCTGCTGGGCACGACGCAGACCGGCCAGGACGTCTTCGCCCAGCTCGCCTACGCCTCGCGCGGCTCGCTGACGATCGGGCTCGTCGTCGGCGTCATCGTCGTGGTGCTGTCGGGGTTCTTCGGCGTCGTCGGGGCGTACGTCGGAGGCTTCCTCGACGACTCCTTCTCCCTGCTGACCAACATCATGCTGGTCATCCCCGGCCTGCCGCTGGTCATCATCATCTCCAGCTACGTGCCGGACAAGAGCGTGTGGCTGGTGGCGGTGGTGCTGGCGATCACGAGCTGGGCCGGGTCCGCCCGCGTGCTGCGCGGCTACACGCTGTCGGTGCGGTCCCGGGACTACGTGCTCGCCGCGAGGGTGGCCGGGGAGCCCGCCTACCGGGTCCTGATGGTCGAGATCCTGCCGAACCTCGTGCCGCTGCTCGCCTCGCAGGCGATGTTCGCGGTGATCTTCGCGATCCTCGGCGAGGCGGGGCTGTCGTTCCTGGGGCTCGGCGCCACGGGCTCGTTCACGTGGGGCACGATGCTCTACTACGCCCAGAACGGGCTGGCGCTGCGGCTCGGCGCCTGGTGGTGGTTCGTCCCGCCGGGCCTGATGATCGCGCTGTTCGGCGCGGCCCTGGCGCTCATCAACTTCTCGATCGACGAGGTCATCAACCCCCGCCTGCGCAACCAGACGCGCCAGGCGCGCAAGAAGTGGCACCTGGACCGGCCCGCCCGGGCCGCCCGCCGCTCGGGCGGACGGCGCGACACCGGGACGGAGGCGGCGGCATGA
- a CDS encoding ABC transporter ATP-binding protein, translated as MSATNGATPRTVNGTADAAAGVRPPRHEVDPVVTVAGYGVEYRAERTVRAVDDVSLVLGRGEVLGLAGESGCGKSTLAYGINRLLKPPAVVTGGSVTFHSREGHVVDVGALTGDDLRLFRWEKISMVFQGAMNSLNPVKKVRDQLGDVFTTHRPHLSKRELLLRCGELLERVGVDRNRLGAYPHELSGGMRQRVMIAMAMALDPQVMIMDEPTTALDVVVQREILQEISRLRNELGFAVVFITHDLPLLLEISDRIAVMREGRIVEEAAAMTLYTDPQHDYTRRLLSSFPSLTGERGDFVRSGSHDLAEGDAR; from the coding sequence ATGAGCGCGACGAACGGCGCGACGCCCCGCACCGTGAACGGCACGGCGGACGCGGCGGCGGGGGTGCGGCCCCCGCGCCACGAGGTCGACCCCGTCGTCACCGTGGCGGGCTACGGCGTGGAGTACCGCGCGGAACGCACCGTGCGCGCCGTCGACGACGTCTCCCTCGTCCTCGGTCGCGGCGAGGTCCTCGGCCTGGCCGGCGAGTCCGGGTGCGGCAAGTCGACCCTCGCCTACGGGATCAACCGGCTGCTCAAGCCGCCCGCCGTCGTCACCGGCGGGTCGGTGACGTTCCACTCCCGCGAGGGGCACGTCGTCGACGTCGGCGCGCTGACCGGCGACGACCTGCGGCTGTTCCGCTGGGAGAAGATCTCCATGGTCTTCCAGGGGGCGATGAACTCGCTCAACCCGGTCAAGAAGGTCCGCGACCAGCTCGGCGACGTGTTCACCACCCACCGGCCCCACCTGTCGAAGCGGGAGCTGCTGCTGCGCTGCGGCGAGCTGCTGGAGCGCGTCGGGGTGGACCGCAACCGCCTCGGCGCCTACCCGCACGAGCTGTCGGGCGGCATGCGCCAGCGCGTGATGATCGCGATGGCGATGGCGCTCGACCCGCAGGTCATGATCATGGACGAGCCGACCACCGCGCTCGACGTCGTCGTGCAGCGCGAGATCCTCCAGGAGATCTCCCGGCTGCGCAACGAGCTCGGGTTCGCCGTCGTGTTCATCACCCACGACCTGCCGCTGCTGCTGGAGATCAGCGACCGCATCGCCGTGATGCGCGAGGGCCGCATCGTCGAGGAGGCCGCCGCCATGACCCTGTACACCGACCCGCAGCACGACTACACCCGGCGCCTGCTGTCGTCGTTCCCCAGCCTCACGGGGGAGCGCGGCGACTTCGTGCGCAGCGGGTCGCACGACCTGGCGGAAGGGGACGCCCGATGA
- a CDS encoding ABC transporter ATP-binding protein, translating to MTTLEMRDVTKDYRIRDGWHSQRLRAVDGVSFTLEPGRTTALVGQSGSGKSTVAKMLMRLESPTSGQILLDGRPVGRGRAAQRAYRRQVQMVFQDPFGSLNPHHTIEHHLARPVALHHPGMSAAQVRERVLDLLRRVRLDPAEDFAARRPHELSGGQRQRVAIARALAPEPGILVADEPVSMLDVSIRLGVLNLLARLQREENLGVLYITHDLATARHFSDDIMVMFRGSVVERGPADEVLLHPQHEYTKTLRAASPDPERRLAELA from the coding sequence ATGACCACCCTCGAGATGCGCGACGTCACGAAGGACTACCGGATCCGCGACGGCTGGCACTCCCAGCGGCTGCGGGCCGTGGACGGTGTCTCGTTCACCCTGGAGCCGGGGCGGACGACGGCGCTGGTCGGGCAGTCCGGCTCCGGCAAGTCGACGGTCGCCAAGATGCTGATGCGGCTGGAGTCGCCGACGTCGGGGCAGATCCTGCTCGACGGCCGACCGGTCGGGCGCGGGCGGGCCGCCCAGCGGGCGTACCGCCGGCAGGTGCAGATGGTCTTCCAGGACCCGTTCGGCTCCCTCAACCCGCACCACACGATCGAGCACCACCTCGCCCGCCCCGTCGCGCTGCACCACCCCGGGATGTCCGCCGCGCAGGTCCGCGAGCGCGTGCTCGACCTGCTGCGACGGGTGCGGCTCGACCCGGCCGAGGACTTCGCGGCGCGGCGCCCGCACGAGCTCTCCGGCGGGCAGCGGCAGCGGGTCGCGATCGCGCGGGCCCTCGCCCCCGAGCCGGGCATCCTCGTCGCCGACGAGCCGGTCTCGATGCTCGACGTGTCGATCCGGCTCGGCGTGCTCAACCTCCTCGCCCGGCTCCAGCGGGAGGAGAACCTGGGCGTCCTGTACATCACCCACGACCTGGCCACGGCCCGGCACTTCAGCGATGACATCATGGTGATGTTCCGTGGATCGGTCGTGGAACGTGGCCCGGCGGACGAGGTCCTGCTGCACCCGCAGCACGAGTACACGAAGACGTTGCGCGCGGCGTCGCCCGACCCGGAGCGGCGGCTTGCGGAGCTGGCCTGA